One Cucurbita pepo subsp. pepo cultivar mu-cu-16 chromosome LG07, ASM280686v2, whole genome shotgun sequence genomic region harbors:
- the LOC111798840 gene encoding uncharacterized protein LOC111798840, whose protein sequence is METHAQMAQLMHTLMTNQATVQGTRDLSTIVESHYLKDFQRYKPPTFDGGKMDPVAAEIWLEAVEIAFMYMKCPPEYQVHCGTYMLKGEAHFWWKGAERTITSEGGYISWNQFKEAYLYKYYPVVALLKCQTAFLELKQGDKTIEEYDLEFNKLASLRIELQGPVIVQASSDYAVALRVATLMDRPRQMAKQNVSIVTTQNTFGQRRRPNRNSFRSDRQPRGRFERWGRAPEHNRPECPNCKRYHEGECFAGTGGCFGCGKPLHRVADCPHKRNHEGNRLVGQN, encoded by the exons ATGGAAACTCATGCACAAATGGCTCAGTTAATGCATACATTGATGACAAATCAGGCCACTGTGCAAGGGACGAGAGATCTGAGCACGATTGTGGAGTCCCATTATTTAAAGGACTTTCAGAGGTATAAACCGCCCACTTTTGACGGGGGTAAGATGGACCCGGTAGCAGCTGAGATTTGGTTGGAGGCTGTAGAGATAGCCTTTATGTACATGAAATGTCCACCAGAATATCAAGTCCATTGTGGGACTTACATGTTGAAGGGTGAAGCCCATTTTTGGTGGAAAGGTGCAGAAAGGACTATTACATCAGAGGGAGGTTATATTTCCTGGAATCAGTTCAAGGAAGCCTACCTGTATAAATATTACCCAGTAGTTGCTCTACTCAAGTGTCAGACAGCATTCCTAGAACTGAAACAGGGGGACAAAACTATTGAGGAATACGATCTTGAGTTTAATAAACTGGCAAG TCTCCGGATAGAGCTTCAGGGTCCAGTTATAGTACAAGCATCATCAGATTATGCTGTAGCCCTGAGAGTGGCAACGCTGATGGATAGGCCACGACAGATGGCAAAGCAAAATGTGTCGATAGTGACCACTCAGAATACCTTTGGCCAACGAAGAAGGCCTAACAGAAATTCTTTTAGATCTGACAGACAGCCTCGAGGGCGATTTGAACGTTGGGGTAGAGCCCCAGAGCATAACAGACCTGAATGCCCTAATTGTAAGAGATATCACGAGGGAGAGTGTTTTGCTGGAACAGGAGGATGCTTTGGTTGTGGCAAGCCACTCCATCGCGTAGCAGACTGTCCTCATAAGAGAAACCATGAGGGAAATAGACTAGTGGGACAGAATTAG